From Schaalia sp. ZJ405, one genomic window encodes:
- the ispF gene encoding 2-C-methyl-D-erythritol 2,4-cyclodiphosphate synthase: MSSESFPFRVGQAIDVHAFATEEERAASSSSREETGGIDAAPLMLACLQWPGETPLSGHSDGDVAAHAVCDAILAATGLGDMGTIFGTSRPEWANASGEQFLTEVRRMVAEAGWVIGNVTVQVIGKKPRMTARLPEACRRMSEIVGAPVHVCATTTDGLGFTGRAEGLAASAVALVARS, encoded by the coding sequence ATGTCCTCAGAATCTTTCCCTTTCCGCGTCGGCCAAGCAATCGACGTTCACGCCTTCGCCACTGAGGAGGAACGTGCCGCCTCGTCCTCGTCACGAGAAGAGACCGGGGGAATCGACGCGGCACCGCTGATGCTTGCTTGCCTGCAATGGCCTGGCGAAACGCCTCTGAGCGGACATTCTGACGGCGACGTTGCCGCCCACGCCGTGTGCGACGCGATCCTTGCCGCAACAGGGCTGGGCGATATGGGAACGATCTTCGGCACGTCCCGCCCCGAATGGGCCAATGCTTCCGGGGAACAGTTCCTCACCGAGGTGCGGCGCATGGTGGCCGAGGCTGGATGGGTCATCGGGAATGTCACCGTGCAGGTCATCGGGAAGAAACCTCGGATGACTGCGCGCCTGCCTGAAGCCTGTAGGCGTATGAGCGAAATCGTTGGCGCTCCCGTTCACGTGTGCGCCACAACAACGGACGGCTTGGGATTCACTGGGCGCGCAGAAGGGCTGGCAGCATCCGCTGTTGCCTTGGTCGCTCGGTCCTAA
- a CDS encoding threonine synthase produces the protein MRYISTRQGPDVRPRQFCDILLGGLAPDGGLYLPESYPQLTAEDLAGMRTTLNDEGYAALAARILELYIDDIPVEDLREITARAYRTPAFSNPQIVPVTRLENTDDLWIAHLSNGPTAAFKDMAMQLLGELFDYELTRRGDWLTIVGATSGDTGSSAEYALRGRAGLSVVMLTPAGRMTPFQRAQMFSLMDDNIINVAVDGVFDDCQDLVKAVNMDADFKKRWHVGAVNSINWARLLAQVIYYIATWLRVTQTSVEGVTGAAATSGDEDERGPFSRDAHAASVGLPEVSVVVPSGNFGNVCAAHIARQMGVPLKALVVATNENDVLDEFFRTGVYRVRTSDQTLATSSPSMDISKASNFERFVFDLLGRDGERVRELFGECLGTDGFFDLSGTPEYASLRATYGFVSGSSTHADRLVEIARTHDESGYLLDPHTADGVHVARQWREEIDGPVVVMETALPVKFAQTVVEATGHLPDVPERFAGIEGSDQRVVDLPNDVAALKSLIEDEVRQGR, from the coding sequence GTGCGTTACATTTCCACTCGTCAAGGCCCTGACGTTCGTCCTCGTCAATTCTGCGACATCCTCCTGGGAGGACTTGCGCCAGATGGGGGACTTTACCTGCCGGAAAGCTATCCGCAGCTGACCGCTGAGGACTTGGCGGGGATGCGCACAACCCTCAACGACGAGGGGTATGCGGCGCTCGCGGCCCGGATCCTTGAGCTCTATATCGACGATATCCCCGTTGAGGATCTGCGTGAGATTACGGCGCGTGCCTACCGGACACCCGCGTTCTCCAACCCGCAGATCGTGCCCGTCACTCGGCTAGAGAATACGGACGACCTGTGGATTGCGCACCTGTCGAACGGGCCGACGGCGGCCTTTAAGGACATGGCGATGCAGCTGCTCGGCGAGCTTTTCGACTACGAACTCACGCGCCGCGGTGACTGGTTGACGATTGTCGGTGCAACATCGGGAGATACGGGTTCCTCCGCGGAATACGCGCTGCGTGGACGTGCGGGACTGAGCGTTGTCATGCTGACCCCCGCCGGGCGGATGACTCCTTTCCAGCGAGCACAGATGTTCTCGCTGATGGACGACAACATTATTAATGTCGCTGTTGACGGAGTATTTGACGACTGTCAGGACCTGGTCAAGGCCGTAAATATGGACGCGGACTTCAAGAAACGCTGGCACGTGGGTGCAGTGAACTCGATCAACTGGGCGCGGCTACTTGCCCAGGTTATTTACTACATTGCCACGTGGCTGCGTGTCACGCAGACTTCCGTCGAAGGTGTGACCGGTGCGGCTGCGACGTCTGGGGACGAGGACGAGCGTGGTCCTTTCTCCCGCGACGCCCACGCCGCATCCGTGGGCCTGCCGGAGGTCTCGGTTGTCGTGCCCTCGGGGAACTTTGGGAACGTGTGCGCCGCCCATATTGCCCGGCAGATGGGTGTCCCCCTCAAAGCACTGGTCGTTGCGACGAACGAGAATGACGTGCTTGACGAATTCTTCCGTACCGGCGTCTATCGCGTCCGCACAAGTGACCAGACGCTGGCGACGTCCTCGCCGTCAATGGATATTTCCAAGGCGTCGAACTTCGAGCGTTTTGTGTTTGACCTGCTGGGACGCGATGGTGAGCGCGTGCGAGAACTCTTCGGTGAGTGCCTGGGGACCGACGGCTTCTTCGACCTGTCCGGCACACCTGAATATGCGTCGTTGCGCGCGACCTACGGTTTTGTCTCGGGATCGTCGACTCATGCGGATCGCCTGGTGGAGATCGCCCGCACGCACGACGAATCCGGGTATCTTTTGGATCCTCACACCGCTGATGGTGTGCATGTTGCGCGGCAGTGGCGCGAGGAAATCGACGGGCCTGTCGTTGTCATGGAGACGGCGTTGCCGGTGAAGTTCGCTCAGACCGTTGTGGAGGCCACGGGGCATCTGCCCGACGTGCCCGAACGCTTCGCGGGGATCGAAGGTAGCGACCAGCGGGTTGTTGATCTGCCCAATGATGTTGCCGCTCTGAAGTCCCTGATCGAGGACGAGGTCCGCCAGGGGCGATAA
- a CDS encoding cation transporter has protein sequence MQGVSDERRRILHRRVRLIVAVTICYNVIEAIVAVWAGAASSSAALLGFGLDSVIEVLSAVVVAWQFTRKDPQRWERVSVKAIGLAFFLLAAYVSVDSVLALLGREGPEHSPLGLAITLLSLIIMPALSLIERRTGEELGSQSVVADSKQLLLCVYLSGTVFVGLILNSLFHWWWADSVAALVVAVLAVREGLEAWGGEVETPLEVLDDLN, from the coding sequence ATGCAGGGTGTGTCTGATGAGCGACGCAGGATTCTTCATCGACGTGTGCGGCTCATTGTTGCCGTAACGATTTGCTACAACGTCATTGAGGCGATCGTCGCTGTGTGGGCGGGTGCTGCGTCCTCGTCCGCTGCGCTCCTGGGTTTCGGTTTGGATTCAGTGATCGAGGTGCTTTCTGCGGTTGTTGTTGCCTGGCAGTTCACTCGCAAGGATCCGCAACGTTGGGAACGCGTGAGTGTCAAAGCGATCGGCCTTGCGTTCTTCTTGCTTGCGGCGTACGTCAGCGTGGATTCCGTGCTGGCGCTCCTGGGGCGCGAGGGCCCGGAGCATAGTCCGCTTGGCTTGGCAATCACGCTCCTCAGCCTGATCATCATGCCTGCGCTTTCACTCATTGAGCGTCGCACCGGTGAGGAACTGGGCTCACAGAGCGTTGTTGCGGATTCGAAGCAGCTGCTCCTGTGCGTCTACCTGTCGGGAACGGTTTTTGTTGGTTTAATCCTCAACAGTCTGTTCCACTGGTGGTGGGCGGATTCCGTTGCTGCTCTCGTTGTTGCCGTGCTGGCCGTTCGTGAGGGGCTGGAGGCGTGGGGTGGCGAGGTCGAGACTCCCCTTGAGGTACTTGACGATCTCAACTAG
- a CDS encoding helix-turn-helix transcriptional regulator — protein MALIGNELELGAAIREHRDKAGLTQAELAARAGVSRAFIIDIERGRRPRAELGRVLALLRSLEVSITLTAADTRSMDEILDALVGDQLVEDR, from the coding sequence ATGGCGTTGATCGGCAATGAACTGGAACTCGGTGCCGCTATCCGTGAGCACCGCGACAAGGCGGGGCTCACACAGGCTGAGCTTGCCGCGCGTGCCGGGGTTTCGCGCGCCTTCATCATCGATATCGAACGAGGGCGACGCCCTCGTGCCGAACTTGGACGCGTCCTCGCACTATTACGATCCCTCGAAGTGTCGATCACCCTGACTGCGGCGGACACTCGAAGCATGGATGAAATCCTCGACGCGCTCGTGGGAGACCAACTCGTGGAGGACAGATGA